A window from Gottschalkiaceae bacterium SANA encodes these proteins:
- the lpdA_1 gene encoding dihydrolipoyl dehydrogenase, giving the protein MKHDLTVNKLPGHETKGKVMGIQKKAGDTINPGDLLFTIESGKGNMEFFSEFQGTLDALNVEEGQVVKKNEKIGQVTGEHVAGKKATKASAPAKKKTTKSTTGYSFGISKPAKKDLHADLVVVGGGPGGYVAAIRGAQAGLSVILIEEHKLGGTCLNYGCIPTKALASSVSVLEKIHESENFGFGVSDVAINMNRVIERKDEVVSTLVGGVAHLMESNQIEVIEGKAFSIDENMVGVKTKKLDAKITFEKLILAMGSTCFYLPIEGHEDPELLTSKELLELTEVPKSLTIIGGGVIGMEFAFIYRALGAEVNVVEFLPQILNLLDEDAADVIRESAEEKGIRLFEGHAACSIQTTLDGQKLVVVKLGDEKKYLTSEKVAMAVGRRANLNSMDLEKLGVDLNERKNGVAVDGFMRTSNPKVYAIGDLTNKLQLAHVASHQGIVAVDHIKGSEQEMRYDWVPSAIFTNPEVGHVGMTEKQALADGIEILVGKFPLAANGKALAMGEPAGFVKIIAEKTSKTIIGGTVVGVHGTDMIATITNLIVAQKSLEEAEHVIYAHPTTAESIHEAILASQGRAIHFG; this is encoded by the coding sequence ATGAAGCATGATTTAACAGTAAATAAGTTACCAGGACATGAAACAAAAGGCAAGGTCATGGGGATTCAAAAAAAAGCTGGAGACACGATTAATCCAGGCGATCTGCTTTTTACAATTGAATCGGGTAAAGGAAATATGGAGTTCTTCTCAGAGTTTCAAGGCACTTTGGATGCCTTGAACGTAGAAGAAGGTCAAGTTGTGAAAAAGAATGAGAAAATTGGTCAAGTGACAGGTGAACATGTAGCTGGCAAGAAAGCGACGAAGGCTAGTGCACCAGCAAAGAAAAAAACAACAAAGTCGACTACAGGCTATAGCTTCGGAATTTCCAAGCCTGCAAAAAAAGACTTGCATGCTGATCTTGTTGTAGTTGGTGGTGGTCCGGGTGGATATGTAGCGGCAATTCGTGGTGCACAAGCTGGTCTTTCAGTTATTTTAATTGAAGAACATAAATTGGGTGGAACTTGTTTGAATTATGGTTGCATTCCAACCAAGGCATTAGCAAGCAGTGTATCTGTTTTAGAAAAAATTCATGAATCTGAAAACTTTGGATTTGGTGTTTCTGATGTTGCGATTAACATGAATCGAGTGATCGAACGAAAAGACGAAGTTGTATCGACCTTGGTCGGTGGGGTTGCTCATCTGATGGAAAGCAATCAGATTGAAGTCATTGAGGGCAAAGCATTTTCTATTGACGAGAATATGGTTGGTGTGAAAACGAAAAAACTAGATGCTAAAATCACCTTTGAAAAGTTGATCTTAGCCATGGGTTCAACCTGTTTCTATTTACCAATTGAAGGACACGAAGACCCAGAATTATTAACAAGCAAGGAGTTGCTTGAATTAACAGAGGTTCCAAAATCATTGACCATTATCGGCGGCGGGGTTATTGGAATGGAATTTGCCTTTATTTATCGTGCCTTAGGTGCAGAGGTAAATGTAGTTGAGTTTCTTCCACAAATCCTAAATCTTTTGGATGAGGATGCGGCAGATGTGATTCGAGAGTCGGCAGAAGAAAAAGGCATTCGATTGTTTGAGGGTCATGCGGCCTGTTCGATTCAAACAACTTTGGATGGACAAAAATTGGTTGTTGTAAAACTTGGTGATGAGAAGAAGTATTTGACCAGCGAAAAAGTAGCCATGGCAGTAGGGCGACGAGCCAATTTGAACTCGATGGACCTTGAAAAGTTGGGTGTGGATTTGAATGAGCGCAAGAATGGTGTTGCAGTTGATGGCTTTATGCGAACAAGCAACCCAAAAGTATATGCGATCGGTGATTTGACCAATAAGCTTCAATTGGCGCATGTTGCCTCTCATCAAGGTATTGTTGCTGTTGATCATATCAAAGGCAGCGAGCAAGAAATGCGTTATGATTGGGTCCCAAGTGCTATTTTCACTAATCCTGAAGTGGGCCATGTGGGCATGACCGAAAAACAAGCACTAGCAGACGGTATTGAAATTCTAGTAGGCAAGTTCCCTCTAGCGGCGAATGGAAAAGCCTTGGCGATGGGAGAACCTGCTGGATTTGTTAAAATCATTGCAGAAAAAACAAGTAAAACCATTATTGGTGGAACGGTTGTAGGTGTTCATGGAACCGATATGATTGCGACGATTACCAATCTAATTGTCGCTCAAAAAAGTTTGGAAGAAGCTGAGCATGTGATTTATGCGCATCCAACGACAGCAGAATCCATTCATGAAGCAATTCTAGCTTCTCAAGGACGCGCAATCCATTTTGGCTAG
- a CDS encoding class I SAM-dependent methyltransferase gives MKPIFWQSQLTTFLLYCNGTELEKKILDCGAGGRRPPLAIFKDQGYETMGLEISDQSLERASAFESEFGYDLNIRKGDLREIPLKDESMSFLYTYNTIFHLPKAEIKLALHEFNRVMKPGGLCFINLLTTEDHGFGQGKEVGPGEFLQEEMGEQVLHCYHEKTEAEAYFTEAGFDVIYKEIRKRIGPSRAGGKITLGYVDYIVEKIKK, from the coding sequence ATGAAACCCATATTTTGGCAAAGTCAGTTGACGACATTTTTATTGTATTGTAATGGAACGGAGTTGGAAAAGAAAATTTTGGATTGCGGTGCAGGGGGAAGACGACCACCTCTGGCGATCTTTAAGGATCAGGGGTACGAGACGATGGGATTGGAAATATCCGATCAATCCTTGGAACGAGCGAGTGCGTTTGAATCGGAGTTTGGATATGATTTAAATATTCGAAAAGGTGATTTACGTGAGATTCCGTTGAAGGATGAATCGATGAGTTTTCTTTATACCTATAATACAATCTTTCATTTGCCCAAGGCTGAGATCAAGCTGGCGCTACATGAATTCAATCGTGTCATGAAGCCTGGTGGACTCTGCTTTATCAATCTTCTTACAACAGAAGACCACGGGTTTGGCCAGGGGAAAGAGGTAGGTCCAGGCGAGTTTCTTCAGGAAGAAATGGGAGAACAGGTTCTCCATTGCTATCACGAGAAGACTGAAGCGGAAGCGTATTTTACCGAGGCGGGATTTGATGTGATATACAAGGAAATTAGAAAGCGAATCGGCCCGAGTCGAGCTGGTGGTAAGATCACATTGGGATATGTGGACTATATTGTGGAGAAGATCAAGAAATAA
- a CDS encoding GGDEF domain-containing protein — MKDTLYKQMLENMYEGVYFVDADRTITFWNKGAERISGYRANEMLGKSCFDNILNHVNNQGCQLCLKGCPLQKTIDDGVMRESPVYLHHKDGHRVPVSIRTIPLFEGKDVIGAVEVFTDETEQFDRLKDLQELRTLALKDQLTELPNRRYLNNFLAERWRDYEKLEIPFGIIFMDIDHFKKVNDSYGHEVGDQVLKMVGKSTRAALRRGDLVGRWGGEEFIIVISTGDAEALKIVAEKIRMLIEQSTFSHNGKAISVTVSLGATLPFLQDDLEKMIKRSDAKMYESKNNGRNQVKIARETAY, encoded by the coding sequence ATGAAAGATACACTTTATAAGCAAATGCTTGAAAACATGTATGAAGGCGTATATTTTGTGGATGCAGATCGCACCATAACCTTTTGGAACAAGGGTGCTGAAAGAATTAGCGGGTATCGAGCCAATGAAATGCTAGGAAAAAGTTGTTTCGATAATATTTTGAACCACGTGAATAACCAAGGGTGTCAGCTTTGCTTAAAGGGTTGTCCGCTACAAAAGACCATTGATGATGGTGTCATGCGTGAATCACCGGTATATTTACATCATAAGGATGGACATCGGGTTCCTGTTTCGATTCGAACGATTCCCTTGTTCGAAGGCAAAGATGTGATTGGGGCCGTTGAGGTATTTACTGATGAGACCGAGCAATTTGACCGTCTCAAAGATCTTCAAGAACTTAGGACGCTGGCGCTAAAAGATCAATTGACTGAACTGCCTAATCGTCGATATTTGAATAATTTCTTAGCGGAACGCTGGCGTGATTATGAAAAGCTGGAGATTCCTTTTGGAATCATATTTATGGATATCGATCATTTCAAAAAAGTTAATGATAGCTATGGTCATGAGGTTGGTGACCAAGTGTTGAAGATGGTGGGTAAAAGTACAAGGGCTGCATTGCGAAGAGGTGATCTTGTCGGTCGATGGGGCGGGGAGGAATTCATTATTGTGATCTCCACAGGGGATGCCGAGGCGTTGAAAATTGTTGCTGAAAAAATACGGATGCTAATTGAACAGTCGACTTTTAGCCATAATGGGAAGGCGATCTCCGTAACGGTTTCTTTGGGGGCAACTTTGCCGTTTCTTCAAGATGACTTGGAAAAAATGATCAAACGGTCGGACGCGAAGATGTATGAGAGCAAAAATAATGGTCGCAATCAAGTGAAAATTGCAAGAGAAACCGCCTACTGA
- a CDS encoding GntR family transcriptional regulator produces MATKAAYLDIKDQLIKQINEGKYAENESLPSERVLSIEFSVSRMTARKAIDQLEKEGVVERIARKGAFVRSKKLIRNAELSGFGDALRDQGLTDVISFELKKELVDANRFLANKLKIKIGDPIFILTRLRCAAGKPYAIEITHIPLNRFPGINKIDFSTNSLFGTMKDDYKTKVTTAERLIAVTFCDSFIAKHMQLKEHDPIFVLNSVAYDAQKIPMEYLISYNPIDRTTFFYELELKDTIDYTFNQPESSTNK; encoded by the coding sequence ATGGCAACAAAAGCAGCTTATCTCGATATAAAAGATCAACTTATCAAACAGATCAACGAAGGCAAGTATGCAGAAAATGAAAGCCTGCCCTCCGAAAGAGTCTTAAGCATAGAATTTAGCGTGAGTAGAATGACAGCAAGAAAAGCCATTGATCAACTAGAAAAAGAAGGTGTCGTTGAGCGGATTGCAAGAAAGGGAGCCTTTGTCCGTAGCAAAAAATTGATCCGAAATGCTGAATTAAGCGGATTTGGAGATGCTCTACGTGATCAAGGACTCACCGATGTTATTTCTTTTGAGTTAAAAAAGGAACTGGTAGATGCCAATCGTTTTCTGGCTAATAAACTAAAAATAAAGATCGGTGATCCAATTTTTATTTTAACGCGATTGAGATGTGCAGCCGGCAAGCCTTACGCAATAGAAATAACCCACATTCCACTGAATCGCTTTCCAGGCATTAATAAGATTGACTTTTCAACCAACTCTCTTTTTGGAACCATGAAAGATGACTATAAAACCAAAGTCACTACAGCAGAACGGCTTATCGCTGTGACTTTTTGCGATTCTTTTATAGCAAAGCACATGCAGTTAAAAGAACACGATCCAATTTTCGTTCTGAACAGCGTTGCATACGATGCACAAAAGATTCCCATGGAATATTTAATTTCTTATAATCCCATCGACCGAACCACGTTCTTCTACGAGTTGGAACTCAAAGACACCATCGACTACACCTTTAATCAGCCGGAATCATCCACGAATAAATAG
- a CDS encoding fructoselysine 6-kinase encodes MRVIGVGDNVVDKYHHFKTMFPGGNALNFAVYARMLEIDASYCGVFGNDEVGDHIKSVMNELDIDISSCLTRRGENGYAEVNLVDGDRVFFGGNKGGVSKNEPLIFTEELVEYINEFEIIHSSCYSYLEEEIKKLKERKGILTFDFSNRIESDYLEKVCPYVDVAFFSAGDLETMDEIDALLKQGSKLGCSLTIASMGTRGQRVYDGKTFYSGKVKLVEPVDTLGAGDSFFTQFIVSIVEQGWRRGEGVKKEVVETAFDLAADFSAKTCMVYGAFGHGAKF; translated from the coding sequence GTGAGAGTAATCGGAGTTGGCGATAATGTTGTAGATAAGTATCATCATTTTAAAACCATGTTTCCAGGTGGAAATGCATTGAACTTTGCGGTCTACGCAAGAATGCTGGAAATTGACGCATCTTATTGCGGTGTATTTGGGAATGATGAGGTTGGTGATCACATCAAATCGGTCATGAATGAATTGGACATCGATATTTCTTCTTGCCTAACAAGAAGAGGGGAAAATGGATATGCCGAAGTGAATTTGGTGGATGGTGATCGAGTCTTCTTCGGGGGAAACAAAGGCGGCGTATCGAAGAATGAGCCACTGATATTTACCGAAGAATTGGTTGAATATATAAATGAATTTGAAATTATACATAGCAGCTGCTATAGCTATTTGGAAGAAGAGATCAAGAAGCTGAAAGAACGAAAGGGAATATTGACATTCGATTTTTCAAATCGAATTGAATCGGACTATTTGGAAAAGGTTTGCCCATATGTTGATGTCGCATTTTTTTCAGCAGGTGATCTTGAAACGATGGACGAGATTGATGCCTTGCTTAAGCAGGGAAGTAAACTGGGTTGTTCGCTTACCATAGCTTCTATGGGAACACGGGGACAGCGCGTTTATGACGGCAAAACATTTTACTCGGGAAAAGTAAAATTAGTGGAACCGGTGGATACTTTGGGTGCGGGAGATTCATTCTTTACGCAGTTTATCGTATCAATCGTTGAACAAGGATGGAGAAGGGGGGAAGGAGTAAAGAAAGAAGTTGTGGAAACTGCCTTTGACTTGGCTGCCGATTTTTCTGCCAAGACATGCATGGTGTATGGTGCATTTGGCCATGGTGCAAAGTTTTGA